A genomic segment from Aegilops tauschii subsp. strangulata cultivar AL8/78 chromosome 1, Aet v6.0, whole genome shotgun sequence encodes:
- the LOC109748693 gene encoding small ubiquitin-related modifier 2-like — protein MSSPYSGRDSKAAVKPLLVTIKVVSQEKVLRHTMSRTDKLQVLLDAWYHKVPDVTYGTGVFLFEGVRLRGDKTPADLEMEDGDMIDFFEHMNGGGRFVARSMSAH, from the coding sequence ATGTCGTCGCCATACAGCGGGAGAGACTCCAAGGCGGCGGTGAAGCCCCTGCTGGTGACGATCAAGGTGGTGAGCCAGGAGAAGGTGCTCCGCCACACCATGAGCAGGACGGACAAGCTCCAGGTCCTCTTGGACGCGTGGTACCACAAGGTGCCTGACGTGACGTATGGCACCGGCGTATTCCTCTTCGAGGGCGTACGGCTGCGCGGCGACAAGACCCCGGCGGACCTCGAGATGGAGGACGGCGACATGATCGATTTCTTCGAGCACATGAATGGCGGCGGGCGGTTCGTTGCTAGATCGATGTCCGCGCACTAG